One window of Ignavibacteriota bacterium genomic DNA carries:
- a CDS encoding cysteine hydrolase yields MAIALLLIDIQNDYFPGGAMEVVGAEAAAAQAATLLAAFRQRVYPIVHIQHVSVRPGAKFFLPDTPGVAIHESVRPAAGEMIVQKNFPNSFRNTPLLELLRDREVKELMIAGMMTHMCVDTTTRAASDLGFSCSLAHDACATKALSFNGVHVEAAGVHAAYLAALNGLFARVLSARELCAGLQPTT; encoded by the coding sequence ATGGCTATCGCACTTCTCCTCATCGACATTCAAAACGACTATTTCCCCGGTGGGGCGATGGAGGTCGTTGGCGCTGAAGCCGCTGCCGCACAGGCAGCGACACTGCTCGCTGCTTTTCGCCAACGAGTGTATCCCATCGTTCACATCCAACACGTGTCGGTCCGACCGGGGGCGAAGTTCTTCCTCCCCGATACGCCAGGCGTGGCGATCCATGAGTCCGTTCGTCCCGCAGCCGGAGAGATGATCGTTCAGAAGAACTTTCCCAACAGCTTCCGGAACACACCGCTTCTTGAACTGCTTCGCGATCGGGAGGTCAAAGAACTCATGATCGCCGGGATGATGACGCACATGTGCGTCGATACCACCACGCGCGCGGCGTCTGATCTCGGCTTCTCGTGCTCTCTCGCACACGACGCCTGTGCGACGAAAGCCCTGTCGTTCAACGGTGTGCACGTTGAGGCGGCGGGCGTCCACGCCGCATACCTCGCCGCGCTCAACGGCCTTTTTGCCAGGGTGCTTTCTGCGCGTGAACTCTGCGCAGGCCTCCAGCCCACCACATGA
- a CDS encoding sugar porter family MFS transporter: protein MHHDTADRGSAAYLALIAGSGALGGLLFGYDTAVISGAIGFLKDHFHLAADMTGWAASSLLIGCMVGAAVGGPLGDRFGRKPMLFVCAAIFALSGIGSGLAADLTLYTWSRLLGGLAIGAVSVLSPLYIAEISPEKSRGRLVSLYQLAIVVGILVSFFVNMLIQQYGTTQPDVILNGMTESWNTAYGWRWMLAVLVLPSVIFGLLLIPLPESPRWLMKRGRRAEAEVTLARISGKEAAARELDQIEQALGEESGKVSELFRGGFGTAMMIGILLAIFSQFGGINAIMYYGPELFKTAGAGADQAFLSTVILGLVNLLATFGAIALIDKIGRKTLLIIGVSVQVVALALVGTLYHMQGNPYVLLAAIIVFLIGFAASTGAVTWVIISEIFPTRLRGQAMGIAVLFLWGADYVVSQTFPMLIEGIGPANTFYIYGLCALAGLVFTIFKVPETKGRTLEEIEHSWLKG from the coding sequence ATGCACCACGACACAGCCGACCGCGGCTCAGCGGCTTACCTCGCACTGATCGCCGGCAGCGGCGCACTCGGCGGACTCCTCTTCGGCTACGACACTGCCGTTATTTCGGGTGCCATCGGGTTCCTGAAGGATCATTTCCACCTGGCGGCCGACATGACCGGCTGGGCCGCCTCCAGCCTCCTCATCGGCTGCATGGTCGGCGCCGCCGTCGGCGGACCCCTCGGCGACCGGTTCGGACGCAAGCCCATGCTTTTCGTCTGCGCCGCTATCTTCGCCCTGTCGGGCATCGGCTCCGGACTCGCCGCCGATCTGACGCTCTATACCTGGAGCCGGCTCCTCGGCGGACTCGCGATCGGCGCCGTCTCCGTGCTCTCGCCGCTCTACATCGCGGAGATCTCGCCGGAGAAGAGCCGCGGACGCCTCGTCTCGCTCTATCAACTCGCCATCGTCGTCGGCATCCTCGTTTCGTTCTTCGTGAACATGCTCATCCAGCAGTACGGCACCACCCAGCCCGATGTGATCCTGAACGGCATGACGGAATCCTGGAACACCGCCTACGGATGGCGATGGATGCTCGCCGTGCTCGTCCTCCCTTCGGTCATCTTCGGACTCCTGCTGATCCCGCTCCCGGAAAGTCCGCGCTGGCTCATGAAGCGCGGCCGCCGCGCCGAAGCGGAGGTGACCCTCGCACGCATCAGCGGCAAAGAGGCCGCCGCACGCGAACTCGACCAGATCGAACAGGCACTCGGCGAAGAATCCGGCAAGGTCTCGGAACTCTTCCGCGGCGGCTTCGGCACCGCGATGATGATCGGCATCCTCCTCGCGATCTTCAGCCAGTTCGGCGGCATCAACGCCATCATGTACTACGGACCGGAACTCTTCAAGACCGCGGGCGCAGGGGCCGACCAGGCATTCCTGAGCACCGTGATACTCGGACTCGTGAACCTGCTCGCCACGTTCGGCGCCATCGCGCTCATCGATAAGATCGGCCGCAAGACCCTGCTGATCATCGGCGTCAGCGTGCAGGTGGTCGCCCTCGCCCTCGTCGGCACACTCTATCATATGCAGGGGAACCCGTACGTCCTCCTCGCCGCCATCATCGTCTTCCTCATCGGCTTCGCCGCATCCACCGGCGCGGTGACGTGGGTGATCATCTCCGAGATCTTCCCCACGCGTTTGCGCGGACAGGCGATGGGCATCGCGGTGCTGTTCCTGTGGGGCGCGGACTATGTCGTGTCGCAGACCTTCCCGATGCTCATCGAAGGCATCGGCCCGGCGAACACGTTCTATATCTATGGCCTCTGCGCACTCGCGGGGCTG